The DNA window AGGTCATCTTCTTCACATAATTATTGTTTCACCCCTCTAACTTtgttctaattttaattttccaaTGAGTATTTGAgactcaaattttgatttttcttcgttataaaaaattcaaaattttaattgtgCAATCTCGGTTTTAATAGTGCAATCTTCTCTTCTAGCCGATAAATCTCGGTTTTAATGGTCTTTTCTAACCTACCAGCAACACCAACCTCCCTAATTAAGATTCTGAGTTCATGTCTGTTAATGCGACAAATTCTGCgtctgattaaatggttaagtgtattTACGTGTTATGTGTTTAACCCGCATGTATTAACCGCATTCTAAAGGAGAAGCGGTCcaacattctaaaaaaaatatctcgACTTGAATTATAAGAATCTTAGAACAAAACGTCAATTACATGACATTTTGTTTAAAATCAAATTGTCATGTTATAAAGAATGAATCCCTTTGTATATTGTCATTTCTCGGACAAACATATTTGTTCAACTCCTACACGTTGTTAAGACCGAGAATTTCATTTCAACTCGAAATCTAATTTTGTTTGCCACACAATTTAAGGTTagtttttatcttttcattttatggagaatataaaatattgatgtAGATTTAGAAAACCCTTTAATTAGAGGATGAAATGAAACATGAAATCTCAACAAggttaaattttcaattttaaacttTGCCAATATTATATTCATGTTGATTTCAATTCATTTCCCAAGTCAAATTACCAACAACTCAACCAAGCCAAAGCTAGTGATTAAAAACTTCCCccatttcaaattataatagaaaattgCAGGTCTTAGGAATATGCTAATAGGTCACCATCAGGTGCTTTTCTTTGCTTACATTATAAGATATAATAAGATTATTTGTCCCCATTGAAACTACTCCTTCtttcaatattctctttttcTCTATCAATCAAATGGGAATGTATCCAGAAGAAGAAGTTTCAAGCCAGGTTAGAACCCTAATTCATAACaaaatcttcttcaatttcttttcaattttcatCTTTGGAGATctaaaatctgaaaaaaaatatgataacaatTCTTCCTTGACCATTTCCATGACAGATGGATTCCAAAAGATCCTTGTTTTCTTCAACACCAGAATCACCCACCACCAGCAGACCAAGCAGCATGGTGATTAAGGTAAAAccaataaacaaaaacaaaaacataaacataaacaagaACAAAAACATTGTTATTAATCATCAACATGTTCTTTTTCTCCATATAGAAAGTTCACAGAGTAATTCCAGCACACATAGTAGCAGAAGCAATATCATCACTCCATGGACTCGACCTGCGATGGTCTGGTCCAATCACTCCAACCGAAATGCAATACGTAGAACAATACGTTGTCGCGAAATACCCAGAGTATTCAAACGTCGAAAAAGGAGATCAACGATCAGGAAATCTCAATGATCTTTGCATTAAAGATGAACCATCCGATATCCCACCAGATTTCAAAGGAAAATCACCTCGtccaacatcatcatcatcgaattGTAATCTCCCTGATATGGATCAAACACGATTAGAACCATCAAGATTACTCGATATCCTATCGAAAAAGTCATCCTTTCTTGGCAGTTTCATCTCCATACCCGAAATTCAAGCTCAAAACAGAGTATTAAAACATTGTGGTTTACCCAATGAAGAATACTTAGTTTTGTTCACTCAAAGTTATAAAGATGCAATGATGTTAGTTGGAGAAAGTTACCCGTTTTTTAAAGGGAATATTTACATGTCGATATTATCGGAAGAAGAGGATTATATAAGGGAATTCGCGAGTTATAAGGAATCGAAAGTGATTCATGCACCAGAGAGCTGGTTGGATTTGAGGATAAAGGGATCGCAACTTAGTCAATATTTTAGAAGGAAATGTAAACATACACCGaaaggtttgttttgttatccGATTAAAGGGAATGAAAGTTCGTATAATTCGATGCATTGGATATCGGAAGCGCATCGGAATTCGTGGCATGTTTTGTTGGATGCGACAAATTTGGTTGTCGGAGAAGATCAGTTGAATATTGTTCTACATCGGCCGGATTTCGTGTTGTGTAgtctttataataatagtaatacaAATAATTCTGGTTCTTCAAAAATTACTTGTCTTCTTGTTAGAAGAAGATCTTTTGATTCTACAACAACTTCTCTTTCAGGCAACAAATGAGGTagttttatttgtaatataatacaagaacaaataaataattgattacttttttaataattgttaaatgtttatatatgttttcataTCTAGATGTAAATATCAGTGAAAGATGGTCAATTATTGTCAATTGGGatacaaattcaaacaaattgtCACCTTCAATACCTATTTTTTGAGCTATGAAGATATAAATTGGAATCTAAAAAGAAATGTCAATAACTTCAATTGATATTAATATGATGAGGCATGACCCAtgaataattgataaaatgattTGAACCCTTTTTCTATAGAAAGAAAATGAGTAAGACCTGTCTCCTTTTCAACATTTTCAACGAAAGATTCAAATATGACATTTTATAGAAgacatgaaaagaaaaatcaaaaccACAAAGAAAAATTGGTCTATGGCTTGTGCCGCTGGATGAAGGCCAGGGTGGTATAAA is part of the Impatiens glandulifera chromosome 1, dImpGla2.1, whole genome shotgun sequence genome and encodes:
- the LOC124912938 gene encoding uncharacterized protein LOC124912938, which encodes MGMYPEEEVSSQMDSKRSLFSSTPESPTTSRPSSMVIKKVHRVIPAHIVAEAISSLHGLDLRWSGPITPTEMQYVEQYVVAKYPEYSNVEKGDQRSGNLNDLCIKDEPSDIPPDFKGKSPRPTSSSSNCNLPDMDQTRLEPSRLLDILSKKSSFLGSFISIPEIQAQNRVLKHCGLPNEEYLVLFTQSYKDAMMLVGESYPFFKGNIYMSILSEEEDYIREFASYKESKVIHAPESWLDLRIKGSQLSQYFRRKCKHTPKGLFCYPIKGNESSYNSMHWISEAHRNSWHVLLDATNLVVGEDQLNIVLHRPDFVLCSLYNNSNTNNSGSSKITCLLVRRRSFDSTTTSLSGNK